A window of Grus americana isolate bGruAme1 chromosome 15, bGruAme1.mat, whole genome shotgun sequence genomic DNA:
gcagaagcaaatCTTCTCTTCAGTTTCATAAAAGAGAGTGCACAGTCAGGACCTTTGCATGATAAAATAGAGGAGCAGTCAAAAGAATCCAATAACTGTAAGCATGGAtccaaaatctttattttgtttaactAGTGTCGTTTCATAGTGCAGTGGAAATACCAAGTTCTTGCTCTGTGTGTTCATAGAAACGAAACTAAGGTATAGCCTGGCTGAATACTTAGTTTGGAGTGTTGTTACTGGGGCTATCCTTTATAATATCAGTTATGTGTCTTCAGGGTTGGTGACCATGCCAACTTGCAGCCTGTCTGGCATGTTCTTTCTGTCTTGAGTAAGTATGAAAATGGAGAGGGAAAGTTTTTGTCAAAAACTCATTTTGAGAGATACAAAGATTAAATATTagatattttcctcattttattcctctctttatttttttgtcccCAAATGACAAGCCTGCTTCAAAAGAAAGGTGTGTGGGCTTTTCTGGTGCTTTAGATTAAATCCTCTCCTTTTTATCACCTTAAGAtccttttttgttattactCATCTGTGTTGTTTCTTTCTCAGACACACTTAACATGTCTTTTAAACTTTTAGTGGAGACTATAGTTGATGTTTATACCGTGgaacagctgaaagaaaaagctttacagAGTGATGGGAAACTTGAACCAGTCTATGGCATTATTTATGGCTACATTTCTACACTGGACATTGATGATAATGCATCTAAAATTATTCGCAACAGGTGGTAAGCAACTGCctgttttaaatttgtattaaaaagtcCTTATCCTCCTTCTTCTGACCCAAATTAGATGGAACAACATTTTAGTCCAGTtctggacaagaaataaaactccTCTGGAGGATGCCGTGTGAATGTCTGGTGTGTAGACTTCCAGAAGTAGCAAAGAAAAGGAGTTGGCTTTATgaagaatttgctttttctggtcCTAGAggagtgaagaagaaagaggcCGCTTTGTCTCAGGCAGACTTAAGAGTTTAGAagatgaagatttatttttaaagaagaaaagtctCTTGGGAAATCTCTGTCTAGAAAAGTTTCAAACAAGGAGGAattgcatatatatattaattatcTTCTTATGTTTCAGTTCAATATGCCGTTTTCTGGTGAATGAAACGTCAAACACATGCACTTTCTGCAGTGACATCTCTTCAGATTCAAAGTCAACTTTTGCAAGCTTTGACATCCTTGTTGATCTGACAGATCACACCGGCACTCTTTATTCTTGTTACCTGTCTGACTGTGTAGCTGAGGAAACATTAGGCTGCACAGTAAGTAGAAATTAATTAGGTTGTTCTTATTTGATCTGAGCTGTGAAGCCTGGTGAAAATtacaaatatatgtaaatgTTCTTCGTGTGCATGTGTacactggttaaaaaaaaattgcatatggatatacacacacacttggCTTTTTAACAAGTTAAAAGTTAGAAGTCAGAAGCTGCTATTAAGAAGAAATGCGTTAAATGTAACAGTGAATCCCCTATTCAGaatactgctttattttaattaatttacacTTTTCTGAGAACATGGTTGGAATTTcctaattttgtttcttaaacacCTTGCAATTTATTGTGATTAATCTGACTGTCTTGGTACATATATTACACCAAACACTAtgttaagagagaaaaatacagcttaGGAATGTATAGAAATGTGTAAGAAGCTCTTTTCGTCGTCATTTTGTTGTGGAGATGTTGTAATAACTACATACTGAAGAAGCCTTCTGTGATGTCCTATTATTAACAGGTCCGTGAGTTCCTCACTCTAACAGAAGACAAGAAGACTGCATTGAAATGGCAACTTCTTTTGGAACGaagcaagatttattttaaagttagtatttaatgttaatttaaaacagtaGCTGTTTCCTATTTGCTAGTATATTTAGCACTGAAAAATTCCATGTCAGTTCTgctgaactttttaaaataagcaatattTTTGTACAAATTCTGCATATTCCAAGTAGTCTTTGTCATAATGTCAACATGAGGCAAACTATGAAAGACACAAACTGCTCTTAGCCAATActgatatttttgaaatatcGGTATACACGATTTAGTCAGTGACTTCTATGGCTGTAGGTTTATAATGAATGAAGTTAACAGTATCTGCTTGCCAGAATAAGGCCCAGTCAGCAGTTGTAATAGATTGTATGGTATATGGGATTACCTGGGTATATTTCTCAGTTACATGTATTTTTGGAAATAATGTGATCAGGTATGTCTAAAATCTGCAATTCTCCTTAAAGGAACAACAATATTAGATTCACACACCTGGAGCAATTGTTAAAAGATCTGCTATTATTTGCAatatcttttacttttttaattgcatGCTGTATACTGGACTAGAATCCTTTTTCATAGAACTGCCTGGTTTAGGACAACTCTAAACTGACTCCCTTTTTTAAACTTGCCCTGCTTAGCAAAACTGTTCTTACTCTCCTGTCTCCTCCACCCTTTGCCctatttccaggaaaaaaatcaaagtgttttatttcagtactGACAGGTATATAGGATAAAATGTGTGTAATCATgcataaaataatgttaaatatgTATAACCAAATCTGTCAATTAAACATGCTGTgtgatatttgaaaataaagtatttcaaagtGCTATAcagcagtaaaaacaaattattattaaCTATTTTTACAGGTTACTTTGTCACCCAGCTGGAGAACTGGACTGAAAGTCAATGTTCTTTCATGTAAACTTGCAGACCCTATAGAGGCCAGTCAGAGCTTGTTGGGAAAAGAGTTTGGAAATAAGAGATTACACTATATGGCTTGATAACAGCTAGGAAAAAGACTATTTCTTCACTGTTATTAGAGGTTGAACGCTGTTGATGTATTTTGCTAAGTATGTTCTGATGGTATGCATCAGGAATATGCATTACTAATCCCTGTAAGTGGACTTCTGTGTTGATCTTTTTCAGGGGATTGTACTTTAAAAAGTGTACTAGGGCCCCTCAGCTTAAGAAAAGTCAGTTCTACCCCCCCTTACGAGGAGGATGGAAGCTTTCTTCACTCAgtttagaatatattttaaaaaatcagaaataacatATAGTACAAGACAGTTCTGTTGAGCTTCTGTGTTTTTAACTGCCTTGCTACTTACGTGCTGCTTTTgtgttagtttaaaaaataaagacccACTTTGAAATACTGCCTGGGTTTGTAGTGTACATTGGTGAGTCCAAACATGGAATTTCTGGCAACTGCAGGGGCTTGGAAAGAGCCATGATGTTTGCAAGGCTGCTTTTCTTTAGTGCAGACTTATTAGGCTGCTATTCTTTAGGGCAGTCTTATTAGAACGGAGTAATCAATTGACAAGAGAAGAACGGACTCTTCTTCACCAAAATAGTTGTTGTTAGCTGAACATAAATAATGCCAGTATGTACATTTTGCCCTTCTCcgtgtattttttcctattttttaacctgtttctGTCCTTAGCTTCCCCTGCAGCTGGTGCATTTGCTACATTCACCAGTCCTCACCTTCTGAGCATATCAGGAGTTGGCCTATTTCACATGGTGGGAAGATATTGTGGCTCTtctcttgcaaaatatttgttaggCTGGAATGCTTTGAGGAACTCTAATCACCCCTCATTCACTATCTACCCGTTAAAGcaacacagcagagagaaaacccCTACAGAAACGGTGAATTTTGACAAGCAATACTCCAACATTGCAACCCCCTACTCATGTGAGTGGGAACAAGGGACTaaagcacaaaaaaatgttGCCAGTGTTGGGtcactgcattttttctgtTGCAGCAATGAACAACTTCAGCTTATTAGCTGTTAGGCCTGGAAGATGTTGAAGTGAATGTTTCCATTAGTTTTAATCGTAACTTGGCTCAGCCATCAATACACAGTGCTTAAGATCAAACTACAAATGATGCATTGTTGCTGTTGCCATAGATGGCAGTGGTTGATGAGCACAAAGAAACGGTAACGGTACAGAAAGTGAATTTAATCCTTCCTCTTTCAGAATTATTCACCCTAACTTCCCTGCTCGGCCCAGCTCTGTTGGCCTGACTTCTCTGCTTGGCCCAGCTCATCGAATTGCAACAAATTAAGAGCACAGCTTCCCCGCTGACAGAGGCAGGCTTAAATCAAGGAGCATTTTGACTTCTATGAGCCAGGGACTGGTTCTGTTCAGATATAATAGCTGAATGGTTGTTTCAGTTGGCCATGGTTCCTTAGGCTTCCTTTAGATGAAATCTGAATTATGTCCACAGCACTTAGGCCTCATCATACAAAGAACTTCTATGTGTGCTTTAAGCCATTGGCTTAAGTGGAAGTAGAGGGAACTGAAATGTGGGCATATTTGCAGGACCATACCTCGTACAGGTGGTGTATGGGTACGCAGTGTGTGCTACAAATGTATGCAGCTGGAGAAGCAAGTTGATAGGaaaatgtctatttttcttctgcaatgtgttctgcttgctttttacCATGTGATTTGCAGTGTCCTGGACCATGCTGCTCTCTCACAGAGGTTCTTGTCTTCAGACTGCAGTAATTTTCTCTGCAAGACTCTCCAAATGCACTTCTAAAAACCAAGTGGTTATTAAGATCTGGCTCCAATAAATGGAAGCATTTAACTTTGGTGCTTGCATGTATGTCAAAAAATAATCCATCTGTTTTTGTTAGAAATTAGTCAGTTCTGTGCAACCTTTGAAAATGATAAGTTTTGATGTTTGggggaagggtttttttaattatattttacaacTTTGTCACTCCATTGAATTGAAAGAGAACTCACTGTCATGCAAACTGGTAGAGAGTGTTAGATCAGTGTGAGTTTGGAAACAGGAAAAGTTACACAGCATGGCTTTTTACAgctggaaacatttaaaaactccAACTGTTGCACTGCATTGTACAAGTAATGGTAATTGTTGCAGttagattttttaatattattaaaaatatatttaaatcagTAAAAGTAAAGACAAGTTTACTGGTGAGCTTTACCAATGAGCTTCTTTGATCTTGaacttttgtattattttatttttagaagcatATTTAAAGctcagtttaggaaaaaaaatctgccaagCATCTGGCACACTTCCCGCTTGGAGTGGGAGGGAAAGCAATCCTCATTTAATTTGTACCTTTGAAAAATGCATGGAGGAATCATGAAACTAATctaaaaagcaaacatctttTTATTGTAGAATGCCCCACGGAGAGAAATTCTTTCTGAAGCTGTAATTCTTGATTTACTGTTACACATACATCTTTGATTTTGTATAGCATGGGTGAGCTTTAGCTCCTACATCAACGTTTTAACggtttaatttataatttttcttttaaggcaaTACATTGGCAAAGCACGAGTAGAATGGAAGAGCACACACAGTGACAGCCatcccagctcccctccccagctgtcCAGCACACTGTCTCCATCAACAGTTCCAAGGTACAGTTCAGGTGTTAATCATCTGCCCCAAGCTGGGTTGGACTCCAGGTTCACAGCCTCAGAGGAGGCTGACACCTCCATGGAAACAGGGCTGTTTTAGTGAAATGGCTTTTGAGCTCGTGGGTTACGTGTCCTTGATGCATGACAGTCTATTAGATGCTTGGGCCCTGTAAGCATTTAACATACAGGACAGCTTGTGTGCCTCTTTGTTCACCAGATGTTCCCAAAAGAGCCTCTTGCAATGCAGACAGGGTCCTAGCCCAGCTCCTGGTTAGGATCCACGTGTTTGCTGGGCCACCTTAAACCGCATGGAGAGGACGTCGCTTATCCCAGCTTCTATCTCATCGTTGACCTGCACAGACCCAACTCCTTTGGGAGACCCTGTCAGAATCAAGTCCCCTTCTTCCAGGGTGAATATTTCACTAATGTAGCTGATTAGGTAAGGGACGGAGAAGATCATCGTGGAGGTCTCCCCCTCCTGCCTTAGTTCTCCGTTCACCCTGAGCCAGATCTTCAGCTTGTGAGGGTCTGGGATCTTCTCCTTGGGCACAAAGTCACTGACCGGGCATGATGAACTGAAGCCCTTGGCCAAGGTCCAAGGCAGACCCTTCTTTTTGCACTCCTCCTGGGTGTCCCTGGCCGTCATGTCCAAGCAGAGGGCATAGCCCCCCACGTGCTCCATGGCAGCCTCCTGGGACACGGCCTGGGCTCTCTTCCCGATCACCACCCCCAGCTCCACTTCATGGTGCAGGTTGTTGCAGTAGTAGGGCCGGAGGATGGGCGAGCCTTCGCGCACGTAGGCCGAGGAAGGcttgaggaagaagaggggcTCCCGGGGCAGCGCGTTCCCCATCTCCTTGGCGTGCTCGGCGTAGTTGCGCCCCACGCAGACGATGTTCCTGCCCCACTCCCAAAAGCGGGACAGGGGCTTGGAGGAGGCCATGGCCGCGGCGggtctccttccccagggacaGCGAGCGCCCTTGGGGCGTCCTTGCCGGGCCCAGAgccgcgctgctgctgccgccgcctctCCCCCGCCGCGGATTGCCCAGGGCAGCTGTCTGCCCCCCGCCTCCTTACCCGGGTTAGCAAATCGCCCGGCACGGGCGTGCCGAGAGCagcggggagggaaggaggggaccGAGTGAGCGCAGCACCGCCCCCGCCGCACGCCGGGCCGGGGCCTGGCCCTGCCGGCTGCCGCTGCctgcctccccggggccggccGCAGGGCGGGGAGCAAAGGTAACCGGGCCGGGCCTGGGCATCGGGCGGGGCGCGCTGCACCATGCTCGGTGGGGGCTGGCGGGGCCTCGGCACCGCCCTGGCGGCCCTTGGAGCTGGGGCCCTGCT
This region includes:
- the FAHD1 gene encoding acylpyruvase FAHD1, mitochondrial, producing the protein MASSKPLSRFWEWGRNIVCVGRNYAEHAKEMGNALPREPLFFLKPSSAYVREGSPILRPYYCNNLHHEVELGVVIGKRAQAVSQEAAMEHVGGYALCLDMTARDTQEECKKKGLPWTLAKGFSSSCPVSDFVPKEKIPDPHKLKIWLRVNGELRQEGETSTMIFSVPYLISYISEIFTLEEGDLILTGSPKGVGSVQVNDEIEAGISDVLSMRFKVAQQTRGS